A stretch of the Flavobacterium aquiphilum genome encodes the following:
- a CDS encoding cell division ATP-binding protein FtsE: protein MSQSVLSLKNVNIYQEGKIILSDVNLEVNHGEFLYIIGKTGSGKSSLLKTLYADLPLLEGEGKIVEYDLASLKEDDIPFLRRKIGIVFQDFKLLPDRTVKDNMLFVLKATGWHDKAEMDAKIDEVLDKVNMKDFANKMPHQLSGGEQQRIAIARALLNDPEFILADEPTGNLDPQTSVEVLEVLKKINANGKTVIMATHDYALLMKFPSKTLKCEDATIFEVVQRTV from the coding sequence ATGTCACAATCAGTACTGTCTTTAAAAAACGTAAACATATATCAAGAAGGAAAAATCATTTTATCTGATGTAAATTTGGAAGTCAATCATGGCGAATTTTTATACATCATTGGAAAAACGGGTTCAGGAAAGAGTAGTTTATTAAAAACATTGTATGCCGATTTACCATTATTGGAAGGTGAAGGGAAGATTGTAGAATATGATTTGGCTTCCTTAAAAGAAGATGATATTCCTTTTTTGAGAAGAAAGATTGGAATCGTTTTTCAAGATTTCAAATTATTACCGGACCGTACTGTAAAAGACAATATGCTTTTTGTTTTGAAAGCAACAGGATGGCATGATAAGGCAGAAATGGATGCCAAAATAGATGAAGTTCTTGACAAAGTAAACATGAAAGACTTTGCTAATAAAATGCCTCACCAACTTTCAGGAGGAGAACAACAACGAATTGCCATTGCGAGAGCTTTATTGAATGACCCTGAATTCATCCTTGCCGACGAACCAACAGGAAACCTTGACCCGCAAACCAGTGTGGAAGTTCTTGAAGTTTTGAAAAAAATCAATGCCAACGGAAAAACAGTGATCATGGCTACCCACGATTATGCCTTGTTGATGAAGTTCCCAAGCAAAACCTTAAAATGTGAGGATGCCACCATTTTTGAAGTGGTGCAAAGAACAGTGTAA
- a CDS encoding glycosyltransferase family 2 protein, protein MLSILIPAYNYNAFPLVLELHKQCSDCEFKFEILCQDDASNSKWNEENQKINSLSNCAFSINNSNLGRGLNRNSLAEKSKYDFLLIMDCDTFPCQNNFIKKYLELIPKTSIAFGGIEYKKEIPSEEQLLRWVYGNKRESLSVKDRNKNPNGKALTSNLLIKKEILSQFPFDSSITKYGYEDLCFLSVLKANNINVLHVDNPSYHLNLETSIIFLEKTKTAIENLAQIINSGKFPSIESKINSAYIVLKKLKLVSVFAFIFGKTESKITANLLSEKPSLLLFDLYKLGKYCQFCSV, encoded by the coding sequence ATGCTGTCCATTCTTATTCCTGCTTACAATTACAATGCTTTTCCGCTTGTTTTGGAATTGCATAAACAATGTTCTGATTGTGAGTTTAAATTTGAAATTTTGTGTCAGGACGATGCCTCAAATTCAAAATGGAATGAAGAAAACCAGAAAATAAATTCTTTAAGTAATTGTGCTTTTTCTATTAATAATTCAAATCTTGGAAGAGGTCTGAATAGAAACTCATTGGCAGAAAAATCCAAATACGATTTTCTACTGATAATGGATTGTGATACTTTTCCGTGTCAAAATAATTTTATCAAAAAATATCTGGAATTGATCCCGAAAACCTCTATTGCTTTCGGGGGAATTGAATATAAAAAAGAAATCCCCAGCGAAGAACAGCTTTTACGTTGGGTTTATGGAAATAAGAGGGAATCTCTTTCAGTAAAAGACCGAAATAAAAATCCCAATGGTAAAGCTTTAACTTCTAATTTATTGATAAAAAAGGAAATTCTATCACAGTTTCCTTTTGATTCATCAATAACAAAATATGGCTACGAAGATTTGTGTTTTTTGTCGGTTCTAAAAGCCAATAATATCAATGTTCTCCACGTTGACAATCCAAGTTATCATTTGAATTTAGAGACTTCGATTATTTTTCTAGAAAAGACAAAAACAGCGATTGAAAATCTTGCTCAAATTATCAATTCAGGTAAATTCCCAAGCATCGAAAGTAAAATCAATTCGGCTTATATTGTTTTAAAAAAATTAAAACTAGTTTCTGTTTTCGCTTTTATTTTCGGCAAAACAGAATCAAAAATAACGGCCAATTTACTTTCCGAAAAGCCTTCTCTCCTATTGTTTGATTTATACAAATTGGGAAAATATTGTCAATTTTGTTCAGTTTAA
- a CDS encoding glycosyltransferase family 4 protein — protein MKLLYIVPKLNNEGGVARVLSLKLNYFVEKFGYEIHVLTQNKGDFPLFYSFNEKIVFHDMILSGKAFYFFNAFRKSLKEKVEAIQPDAIVVCDNGLKAFAIPFILSGEIPIIFECHGSKFVEEKQLKSDLISKIKLSLKYRFKDFSANKFSKVVALSNESLSEWNVNNGLVIPNPCWIQNDISADLKSKKVITVARNSYEKGLDRLLLIWEKVIKKHSDWILEIYGDSITYLQPIVSDLGLGSNVSLNEPVKNISEKYLASSILVMTSRSEGFPMALLEALASGLPCVAYDCPTGPRAIIDNEVNGFLIEDGNVDSFVQKLESLIEDENLRLQMGKNAKESIKKYKIDGIMEQWEELFKGLNCLKV, from the coding sequence ATGAAATTACTCTACATCGTTCCCAAACTGAATAATGAAGGAGGAGTGGCTCGGGTTTTGTCGTTAAAACTGAATTACTTTGTCGAAAAGTTTGGGTATGAAATTCACGTCCTTACTCAAAACAAAGGAGATTTTCCATTGTTTTATTCCTTCAATGAAAAGATTGTTTTTCACGACATGATTTTGAGCGGAAAGGCTTTTTATTTTTTTAATGCTTTTAGAAAATCATTGAAAGAAAAAGTAGAAGCGATTCAACCTGATGCAATTGTGGTTTGTGACAATGGTTTGAAAGCGTTTGCAATTCCGTTTATTTTGTCTGGCGAAATCCCAATTATCTTCGAATGTCATGGATCAAAATTTGTCGAAGAAAAACAGTTGAAATCGGATTTAATTTCAAAAATTAAACTTTCTCTTAAATACAGATTCAAAGATTTTTCGGCCAATAAATTTTCAAAAGTGGTCGCGCTTTCGAATGAAAGTTTGAGCGAATGGAATGTAAATAACGGTTTGGTAATCCCTAATCCTTGTTGGATTCAAAACGATATTTCTGCCGATTTAAAATCCAAAAAAGTAATTACCGTTGCCCGAAATTCTTATGAAAAAGGCTTGGACAGATTGTTGCTTATTTGGGAAAAAGTAATAAAAAAGCACTCTGATTGGATTTTGGAAATTTATGGCGATTCAATTACCTATTTGCAACCAATTGTTTCCGATTTAGGATTGGGATCGAATGTAAGTTTGAACGAACCCGTAAAAAATATTTCAGAAAAATATTTGGCTTCATCAATATTGGTAATGACCTCCCGTTCCGAAGGATTTCCAATGGCATTATTGGAAGCATTAGCTTCGGGTTTGCCATGCGTTGCTTATGATTGCCCTACAGGACCGAGAGCAATTATAGACAATGAAGTAAACGGTTTTTTGATTGAAGACGGAAATGTCGATTCATTTGTCCAGAAACTGGAATCGCTTATCGAAGATGAAAATTTGAGATTGCAAATGGGTAAAAATGCTAAGGAAAGTATCAAGAAATATAAAATCGACGGAATTATGGAGCAGTGGGAGGAACTGTTTAAAGGTTTAAATTGTTTAAAAGTTTAA
- a CDS encoding sugar 3,4-ketoisomerase, with product METLNAIQLLEIPVVADASGNLGIIQSDFLPFNFKRIYYLFDVPSTAFRGGHAHIDQQEVLIALSGSFEVTLHDGTEKKRYLLNKPNIGLLIPKGIWRELENFSSGSVCLVLASDDFSEEDYIRDFDEFLNFKK from the coding sequence ATGGAAACATTGAACGCGATTCAATTATTGGAAATACCTGTTGTTGCAGACGCAAGCGGGAATTTGGGAATTATTCAAAGTGATTTTTTGCCTTTTAATTTTAAGCGGATTTACTATCTTTTTGATGTTCCAAGTACCGCTTTTAGGGGCGGGCATGCCCATATTGATCAACAGGAAGTGCTGATAGCTTTGAGCGGAAGTTTTGAAGTGACTTTACATGATGGTACCGAAAAAAAGCGTTATCTATTAAATAAACCTAATATAGGTTTGCTTATTCCCAAAGGGATTTGGCGGGAATTGGAAAATTTTTCTTCGGGTTCCGTTTGTTTGGTTTTGGCTTCCGATGATTTTTCGGAAGAAGATTATATAAGAGATTTTGATGAATTCCTGAATTTCAAAAAATGA
- a CDS encoding glycosyltransferase, protein MILPHKKYKIALIGYRLSGGGSDKVMANLSLFFAKNNIDVHIIIVLDEVTYPYSGKLVNLGLLKNKTNGVFNKIKRLISLRKYLKENEFDFIIDFRFRTKILQELLLARLIYNAKTIFTVHSFLIDHYMPNNSWLTRLIYNHCYANVVLTQEMEELIVRKHKLNNVVTIPNPVNLEEICKKSNDSIDLDFEYIIAIGQYENNIKQFDKLILAYANSELSKKKIHLVIVGEGNDEALKKVAGENGVIDFVHFLGYQNNPFKYLKKAKFLVLSSKNEGLPNVILEALACEVPVVSFDCPCGPRTIIKNKENGILVENQNWDKLSEAMNEFVNDEKLYQYCKQNAKESIGPFLLDTIGNQWLDLMQINTI, encoded by the coding sequence ATGATATTGCCCCACAAAAAATATAAAATTGCGTTAATCGGTTATCGATTGAGTGGTGGTGGTAGCGATAAAGTCATGGCTAATTTATCTCTTTTCTTTGCCAAAAATAATATTGATGTCCATATAATTATTGTTTTGGATGAAGTCACTTATCCATATTCGGGGAAACTGGTCAATTTGGGTTTACTGAAGAATAAAACGAATGGTGTATTCAATAAAATTAAACGGCTGATTTCATTACGAAAATATCTAAAAGAGAACGAATTTGATTTTATAATCGATTTTCGTTTTCGAACCAAAATCCTTCAGGAATTATTATTGGCAAGATTAATTTACAATGCCAAAACGATTTTTACCGTCCATAGTTTTTTGATTGATCATTATATGCCAAACAATTCCTGGCTGACAAGATTAATTTACAATCATTGTTATGCGAATGTAGTATTAACTCAAGAGATGGAGGAATTGATTGTTAGGAAACATAAATTGAATAATGTGGTTACGATTCCTAATCCGGTTAATTTAGAGGAAATTTGTAAAAAAAGTAACGATTCGATCGACCTTGATTTTGAATATATAATTGCGATTGGGCAATATGAAAATAACATCAAGCAGTTTGATAAATTGATTTTGGCTTACGCCAATTCTGAATTGAGCAAAAAGAAAATTCATCTTGTAATTGTAGGAGAAGGTAATGATGAAGCATTAAAAAAAGTTGCAGGAGAAAACGGTGTAATTGATTTTGTCCACTTTTTGGGCTATCAAAACAATCCTTTCAAGTATTTGAAAAAGGCTAAATTTTTAGTTTTGAGCAGTAAAAATGAAGGATTGCCAAATGTTATTTTGGAGGCATTGGCTTGTGAAGTTCCTGTGGTTTCATTTGATTGTCCTTGTGGCCCGCGAACGATTATTAAAAATAAAGAAAACGGAATTTTGGTCGAAAATCAAAATTGGGATAAACTTTCAGAAGCGATGAATGAATTTGTCAATGACGAAAAATTATATCAATATTGTAAACAAAATGCGAAAGAAAGTATTGGACCTTTTTTGTTGGATACAATTGGCAATCAGTGGCTGGATTTAATGCAGATTAACACGATTTAA
- a CDS encoding glycosyltransferase family 2 protein, translating into MLNNPLVTIICLCYNHDAYVVESLNAVLNQSYPSIELIIVDDCSSDNSTKVISNWLAKNPEVQFVTNETNLGNTKSFNKALKLAKGEFIIDLAADDILLPNCLTLQIEAFKKNSYKNLGVVYGNVELITENGAFDSYFFPVNDQKKVIEKRAKGDIYLSVISGGNSICSVSAMMKKSILDQLEGYDENLAYEDLDFWIRASRQYEFDYIDEILVQKRVVTDSLGTQFFKKNNEPARKINHSTYLILKKGIALNRNRAEDLAIQKRVHHEIVHSLKMNDFNLFFKFIELRFLLFKRKFFAHK; encoded by the coding sequence ATGCTGAACAATCCTCTCGTTACTATCATTTGTTTGTGCTACAACCACGACGCGTATGTAGTGGAGAGTTTGAATGCGGTTCTAAATCAATCTTACCCTTCTATCGAACTTATAATTGTGGACGATTGCAGTTCTGATAATTCCACAAAAGTAATTTCAAATTGGCTTGCTAAAAATCCAGAAGTTCAATTCGTAACCAATGAAACCAATTTAGGGAACACAAAATCCTTCAATAAAGCGCTGAAACTCGCCAAAGGAGAATTCATAATCGACCTAGCCGCCGATGATATTTTGCTACCCAATTGTTTGACATTACAAATAGAAGCCTTCAAAAAAAACAGTTATAAAAACTTAGGAGTCGTTTATGGCAATGTCGAATTGATTACTGAAAACGGTGCGTTTGATTCTTATTTTTTTCCGGTAAACGATCAAAAAAAAGTAATCGAAAAGAGAGCAAAGGGTGACATTTACCTTTCTGTCATTTCTGGCGGAAACAGCATTTGTTCTGTTTCTGCCATGATGAAGAAAAGTATTTTAGATCAATTAGAGGGTTATGACGAAAACTTGGCCTATGAAGATTTGGACTTTTGGATTCGGGCTTCACGCCAATATGAATTTGATTATATTGATGAAATTCTTGTTCAAAAAAGAGTAGTTACTGATTCTTTAGGAACTCAGTTCTTCAAAAAAAATAATGAACCAGCTAGAAAAATAAATCATTCAACTTATTTAATTCTGAAAAAAGGAATAGCACTCAATCGCAACAGAGCCGAGGATTTAGCCATTCAAAAAAGAGTACATCACGAAATTGTTCACTCGTTAAAAATGAATGATTTTAATTTGTTTTTTAAATTTATTGAGTTGCGTTTTTTATTGTTTAAGCGAAAGTTCTTTGCGCATAAATAA
- a CDS encoding acyltransferase, whose amino-acid sequence MIKEMVKKMYRKLRSVYHKLKFYYSVNWTKTLYFNFKKFPFQTAKKLPVFFYGKVHFQSIQGEIIINGPIKTAMIGFGQQFEIEVKSKGIAQLSLYGKLIFNGYTQLGKDVILYVGENAECEFGYMSCLGSSVKVFCTHKVFIGDWSRLGHESQLMDTNFHPMKNTLNGEHYPLQGPIYIGHYNAFSNRTSIMPNTRTPDYCVVASNSLCNKDYTSLGSNILLGGIPAKLLKNNYSRDWESEKEPLVKYLIVQI is encoded by the coding sequence ATGATTAAAGAGATGGTGAAGAAAATGTATCGTAAATTACGATCTGTATATCATAAATTGAAGTTTTACTATTCGGTAAATTGGACAAAAACGCTCTATTTTAATTTTAAAAAATTTCCGTTTCAAACAGCCAAAAAACTTCCTGTGTTTTTTTATGGGAAAGTGCATTTTCAAAGCATTCAAGGAGAAATCATAATAAACGGACCAATAAAAACAGCAATGATTGGCTTTGGACAACAATTTGAAATAGAAGTTAAGTCTAAAGGAATTGCGCAACTTTCACTTTATGGAAAGCTGATATTTAACGGATATACCCAATTAGGGAAAGATGTTATTTTGTATGTTGGTGAAAATGCAGAGTGTGAGTTTGGGTATATGTCATGTTTGGGATCTAGTGTGAAAGTTTTTTGTACTCATAAAGTTTTTATTGGCGATTGGTCTAGATTAGGGCATGAATCACAATTGATGGACACGAATTTTCATCCCATGAAAAACACTTTGAATGGCGAACATTATCCGCTTCAAGGTCCAATTTATATTGGTCACTATAATGCATTTTCCAATAGGACTTCGATAATGCCAAATACCAGAACACCGGATTATTGTGTTGTTGCTTCAAATTCTTTGTGCAATAAAGATTATACGAGTTTGGGAAGCAATATTCTATTAGGAGGAATTCCGGCGAAACTTTTGAAAAATAATTATAGCCGTGATTGGGAAAGTGAAAAAGAGCCTTTAGTGAAATATTTGATTGTTCAGATTTAG
- a CDS encoding oligosaccharide flippase family protein yields MSESKSSYLQILKATSIFGGMQFLNILISIIRTKLIAIFIGPAGMGIIGLLNSALNTVGGITGLGIETSAVKHISEQNEEADLSSVSRIIAIVKRLTFWVGIFGTLVVALFSKVLSELTFGNSSYTYLFVYLSITLLFKQLSIGQMVVFQGLRKLRILAKANFYGNLIGLLFSIPLYYFYRIDAIAPTILVTSVTSLLVSFYYSKKIKIEKIDVPNSQIIVEGKSIIKLGLMLSLSGLLTLLASYIIQIYIGKNGGLTEVGFYNAGFTLLNSYVGIVFTVMSTDYFPKLSSICNDNDKVRISVMEQSYMSVFIMTPIVILFLTFVPLIVKILFTPKFVSIIPMVCFGILAMLFRAVSWSMGFILIAKGDSDMFIKTAFGFNSLSVILNILGYYLYGLEGLGFSFLIYYLVHLTALKIITKKRYDFYFDAEFYRTYIICIIMCIATFFIRYVPNPILKYTLMALMVILSLGFVLYHLNQKIGLKFLFNSISKKKND; encoded by the coding sequence GTGTCCGAAAGTAAATCGTCATACTTGCAGATTCTAAAAGCGACATCTATTTTTGGAGGGATGCAGTTTTTGAATATTCTTATTTCAATTATCAGGACAAAACTGATTGCGATTTTTATTGGACCTGCAGGAATGGGAATTATTGGGTTACTGAATTCGGCCCTGAATACTGTCGGGGGAATTACCGGTTTGGGAATCGAAACCAGTGCTGTAAAACACATTTCGGAGCAAAATGAGGAAGCCGATTTAAGCTCGGTTTCTAGAATTATTGCTATTGTTAAAAGATTAACTTTTTGGGTTGGGATTTTTGGAACTTTGGTTGTTGCCCTTTTTTCAAAAGTGTTGAGTGAACTTACTTTCGGGAATTCCAGTTATACCTATCTGTTCGTTTATTTGTCAATAACACTGCTTTTTAAACAATTGTCTATTGGGCAAATGGTAGTTTTTCAGGGATTGCGAAAGCTGAGAATATTAGCGAAAGCAAACTTTTATGGGAATTTAATTGGATTGTTATTCTCTATTCCGTTGTATTATTTTTATCGAATTGATGCCATTGCGCCTACGATTCTAGTAACTTCAGTGACTTCTTTATTGGTTTCTTTTTATTATTCGAAGAAAATTAAAATTGAGAAAATTGATGTGCCAAATTCTCAAATAATTGTTGAAGGAAAAAGTATAATCAAACTTGGATTAATGCTTTCGCTAAGCGGATTATTGACTTTGTTGGCATCGTATATTATTCAAATTTACATTGGAAAAAATGGTGGATTAACTGAGGTTGGTTTTTACAACGCAGGTTTTACTTTGCTGAATTCTTATGTCGGAATTGTTTTTACGGTTATGAGCACCGACTATTTTCCAAAGTTATCATCCATTTGCAATGACAATGATAAAGTAAGAATTAGTGTGATGGAGCAATCATATATGTCGGTTTTTATAATGACTCCAATCGTAATTTTGTTTTTGACGTTTGTTCCATTGATTGTAAAAATTTTATTTACGCCAAAATTCGTTTCTATTATCCCGATGGTTTGTTTTGGAATTTTGGCAATGTTGTTTCGTGCTGTTTCATGGTCGATGGGTTTTATTTTAATTGCCAAAGGAGATTCGGATATGTTTATTAAAACGGCTTTTGGTTTTAATTCTTTGTCGGTGATTTTAAATATTTTGGGCTATTATTTATATGGTTTGGAAGGGCTTGGTTTTAGTTTTTTGATATACTATTTGGTACATTTAACCGCTTTAAAAATAATTACAAAAAAGCGATATGATTTTTATTTTGATGCCGAATTTTACAGAACTTATATTATTTGCATAATTATGTGTATTGCCACATTTTTTATTCGATATGTTCCAAATCCAATTTTGAAATACACTTTGATGGCATTAATGGTAATCTTGTCTTTGGGGTTTGTTTTGTATCATTTGAATCAAAAAATTGGTTTAAAATTTTTGTTTAATTCGATTAGTAAAAAGAAAAATGATTAA
- a CDS encoding DegT/DnrJ/EryC1/StrS family aminotransferase, which translates to MINFLDLKKINEPYETAFQEKLKSVLAGGWYILGKEVEEFETNFARYCGAGYCLGVGNGLDALTLIFKGYMELGKLQKGDEVIVPANTYIASILSIIQAGLMPVLVEPKLETYNINPDLISEKITPKTKAILAVHLYGQLAEMDAIFEIAKQNNLIVVEDAAQSTGAISNQKSAIKNLKSSIAYSFYPTKNLGALGDGGAVLTSDSELAKVIRALRNYGSETKYKNDFVGVNSRLDELQAAFLNLKLPNLDADNEKRRTIAKRYLSEIKNNKILLPFWDLTNNHVFHLFVIRTQSRDDLQNYLLINGIQSVIHYPIPPHKQKALKAWNNLSFPITEKIHNEVLSLPMSPVMTEDEVAYVISILNKY; encoded by the coding sequence ATGATAAACTTCCTGGACTTAAAAAAAATAAACGAACCCTATGAAACCGCTTTTCAGGAGAAACTGAAATCAGTTTTAGCTGGTGGTTGGTATATTTTGGGTAAGGAAGTCGAAGAGTTTGAAACCAATTTTGCTCGTTATTGCGGAGCCGGTTATTGCCTCGGAGTGGGAAATGGTTTGGACGCGCTGACCTTGATTTTTAAAGGCTATATGGAGTTGGGTAAATTGCAAAAAGGTGATGAGGTTATTGTTCCGGCCAATACCTATATCGCAAGTATTCTTTCGATAATTCAAGCGGGTTTAATGCCTGTTTTGGTAGAACCGAAGTTGGAAACTTACAACATAAATCCAGATTTAATTTCAGAAAAAATTACTCCAAAAACCAAAGCGATTCTAGCTGTGCATCTGTATGGTCAATTGGCCGAAATGGATGCCATATTTGAAATCGCTAAACAAAATAATTTAATTGTTGTAGAAGATGCGGCCCAGTCAACTGGGGCAATCAGCAATCAAAAATCAGCAATCAAAAATCTAAAATCGAGCATAGCGTACAGTTTTTATCCAACAAAAAATCTCGGTGCACTTGGTGATGGAGGAGCAGTTTTGACTAGCGATTCGGAGCTTGCCAAAGTTATTCGGGCGCTTCGGAATTATGGTTCGGAAACGAAATATAAGAATGATTTTGTGGGTGTAAATTCCAGATTGGACGAATTGCAGGCTGCTTTTTTGAACCTGAAATTACCTAATTTAGATGCCGATAATGAAAAACGAAGAACAATTGCCAAACGTTATTTGTCCGAAATAAAAAACAATAAAATTTTACTGCCTTTTTGGGATTTAACTAATAATCATGTTTTTCATCTTTTTGTCATTCGAACTCAAAGCAGAGATGATTTGCAGAATTATTTATTGATAAACGGAATTCAATCAGTTATTCATTATCCTATTCCGCCACACAAGCAAAAAGCGTTGAAAGCTTGGAATAATTTGTCTTTTCCGATAACCGAAAAAATTCACAATGAAGTATTGAGTTTGCCGATGAGTCCGGTAATGACAGAAGATGAGGTGGCTTATGTGATTTCAATTTTAAATAAATATTGA
- a CDS encoding GNAT family N-acetyltransferase: protein MKKYTVKRFTEKDYANWNAFISKAKNATFLFHRDFMDYHKDRFEDYSLMIYKNEKLVAILPANKEGECVYSHQGLTYGGLVYGEKLKLASVILVFKAILIYLKENGISKIQLKLLPSIYHNKPAEELNYALFLAEAQLFRRQTLSVIDLSKPVLISKGRQEGIKKGILKRLEIKETNDFEEFWNKLLIPNLEKKYQSKPVHNLEEITNLKKSFPKNIRQFNVYDEDVIVAGATLFESENVIHSQYISAGKNKNETGSLDFLYYHLIMGIFKDKKFFDFGTSNESQGKILNKGLSFWKESFGASTVVQDFYEVETANFFKLENVLR from the coding sequence GTGAAAAAATACACCGTAAAACGATTCACCGAAAAAGATTATGCTAATTGGAATGCTTTTATCAGCAAGGCCAAAAATGCGACTTTCCTATTTCACCGTGATTTTATGGACTATCACAAAGACCGATTTGAGGATTATTCTTTGATGATTTATAAAAATGAAAAGTTAGTAGCAATTTTGCCTGCGAATAAAGAAGGTGAGTGTGTTTATTCGCATCAAGGGTTGACTTATGGTGGTTTGGTGTATGGTGAAAAATTGAAATTGGCTTCTGTGATTTTAGTTTTTAAAGCTATTTTGATTTATTTGAAAGAGAATGGAATTTCTAAGATTCAACTCAAGTTACTACCGTCAATTTATCACAACAAACCCGCAGAAGAACTGAATTATGCATTGTTTTTGGCGGAAGCCCAATTATTTAGAAGGCAAACACTTTCAGTGATAGATTTATCAAAACCAGTTTTAATTTCAAAAGGCAGACAAGAAGGGATAAAAAAGGGAATCCTAAAAAGGCTTGAGATCAAAGAAACAAATGATTTTGAGGAATTTTGGAACAAATTATTAATTCCGAATTTGGAAAAAAAATATCAGTCGAAACCCGTTCATAATTTGGAGGAGATAACAAATTTAAAAAAGAGCTTCCCTAAAAATATTCGTCAGTTTAATGTTTATGACGAAGATGTGATTGTAGCGGGTGCGACTTTGTTTGAAAGTGAAAATGTGATTCATTCCCAATATATTTCAGCTGGTAAAAACAAGAATGAAACAGGAAGTTTGGATTTTTTATATTACCACTTAATAATGGGAATTTTTAAAGATAAAAAGTTTTTTGATTTTGGAACTTCCAATGAAAGTCAAGGTAAGATTTTGAATAAAGGATTGTCTTTTTGGAAAGAAAGTTTTGGGGCTAGTACTGTTGTTCAGGATTTTTATGAAGTGGAAACTGCTAATTTTTTTAAATTGGAAAATGTATTAAGATGA
- a CDS encoding trimeric intracellular cation channel family protein, protein MFHLLDIIGTMAFAMSGALTAMSKKLDPFGVFIIAFVTAVGGGTLRDVMIGRMPVGWMQDVTYVYMIVLGFILTIVFRKRLDKLRISLALFDTIGLGVFALIGIQKGIDYELHPIICVALGTMTACFGGVIRDILCNEIPVIFREEVYATICILGGIIFFILRKMNLEDDILYLITSLVIIAVRLMAVKYKWHLSPIEHKK, encoded by the coding sequence ATGTTTCATCTACTCGACATCATCGGAACCATGGCATTTGCCATGTCGGGAGCGTTAACGGCGATGAGCAAAAAGCTGGACCCGTTTGGCGTTTTTATTATTGCATTTGTGACTGCCGTTGGTGGCGGAACTCTGAGGGATGTTATGATAGGACGTATGCCGGTGGGCTGGATGCAGGATGTGACGTATGTTTACATGATTGTTTTGGGATTCATTTTGACGATAGTGTTTAGAAAAAGATTGGACAAACTTCGAATTTCACTAGCTTTATTCGATACTATAGGATTAGGCGTTTTTGCTTTAATTGGAATTCAAAAAGGGATAGATTACGAGCTTCATCCCATTATTTGTGTCGCTTTGGGAACTATGACAGCCTGTTTTGGAGGGGTTATTCGTGATATTTTATGCAACGAAATTCCGGTGATTTTTCGTGAAGAAGTTTACGCGACTATCTGTATTTTGGGAGGAATCATATTTTTTATCCTCCGAAAAATGAATTTAGAGGATGATATTTTGTATCTAATAACCTCGTTGGTTATTATCGCTGTTCGCTTAATGGCTGTAAAATATAAGTGGCACCTTTCTCCCATAGAGCATAAAAAATAA